From one Bombus affinis isolate iyBomAffi1 chromosome 9, iyBomAffi1.2, whole genome shotgun sequence genomic stretch:
- the LOC126920345 gene encoding transforming growth factor beta regulator 1 isoform X2 yields the protein MNVSFLISSLENAALCDQVAQMQENLMLVKEERLFLLRKLCQQQGDIDPSTMIARSQSNSINPSSFNSECSTPKKTAKKRASTDGSETKNKAKRYNKTARKVVQLIPLDVHGRPIFPISLGDLTVYSLGEVVSDRMAYHTEDLIYPVGYCSTRVYANLRDVRTKSLYTCKILDGGPKPRFEIVSDNDLDQPLVGSTPDECHSKLLMAISLALRTIAPKGADFFGISHPTIQNLIQSTPGTRKLAMYKQQRFEVSKNQPMERGTSPVMEEETDPGLGFAALHRHYALANSYRIKEEPSDSDLLALQELLS from the exons ATGAACGTGAGCTTTCTCATTTCCTCTctg GAAAATGCAGCATTATGTGATCAAGTTGCACAAATGCAAGAAAATCTTATGCTTGTGAAAGAAGAGAGACTGTTTCTTTTACGTAAATTATGTCAACAACAAGGAGATATAGATCCTTCTACTATGATAGCTCGATCTCAATCAAACAGTATTAATCCTAGTTCGTTTAATTCAGAATGCTCTACTCCTAAAAAAACTGCAAAGAAAAGAGCTTCGACCGATGGCTCAG aaacaaaaaataaggCTAAACGTTACAATAAAACTGCGAGGAAAGTAGTCCAATTAATACCATTGGACGTCCATGGGAGACCTATATTTCCTATTTCTTTAGGTGATCTTACTGTCTACTCCCTTGGAGAAGTAGTATCGGACAGAATGGCTTATCATACAGAGGATCTCATTTATCCAGTAGGTTACTGCAGTACTAGGGTATATGCTAATTTAAGGGATGTAAGAACAAAAAGTTTATATACATGTAAGATATTAGATGGTGGACCAAAACCAAG ATTTGAAATTGTATCCGATAATGATCTAGATCAGCCTCTGGTTGGCTCTACTCCTGATGAGTGTCATTCCAAATTATTAATGGCAATTTCTCTTGCACTTCGTACAATAGCACCAAAAGGTGCTGATTTTTTTGGAATTTCACATCCTACTATACAAAATCTTATACAAAGCACACCTGGAACTCGTAAATTGGCTATGTATAAACAACAACGTTTCGAA GTAAGCAAGAATCAACCAATGGAAAGAGGAACAAGTCCAGTAATGGAAGAAGAAACAGATCCAGGACTTGGATTTGCTGCTTTACATAGGCATTATGCTTTAGCAAATTCGTACAGAATTAAAGAAGAACCGTCTGATAGTGATCTTTTAGCTCTTCAAGAGCTTCTCTCGTGA
- the LOC126920345 gene encoding transforming growth factor beta regulator 1 isoform X1 has translation MTQTYDNYYNEFKKNAELQQNLKYKKKYRRLKRIIKDTVFENAALCDQVAQMQENLMLVKEERLFLLRKLCQQQGDIDPSTMIARSQSNSINPSSFNSECSTPKKTAKKRASTDGSETKNKAKRYNKTARKVVQLIPLDVHGRPIFPISLGDLTVYSLGEVVSDRMAYHTEDLIYPVGYCSTRVYANLRDVRTKSLYTCKILDGGPKPRFEIVSDNDLDQPLVGSTPDECHSKLLMAISLALRTIAPKGADFFGISHPTIQNLIQSTPGTRKLAMYKQQRFEVSKNQPMERGTSPVMEEETDPGLGFAALHRHYALANSYRIKEEPSDSDLLALQELLS, from the exons ATGACTCAAACTTATGATAACTATTacaatgaatttaaaaaaaatgcagaattacagcaaaatttaaaatacaaaaagaaATACCGAAGGTTAAAAAGGATCATAAAGGATACAGTATTC GAAAATGCAGCATTATGTGATCAAGTTGCACAAATGCAAGAAAATCTTATGCTTGTGAAAGAAGAGAGACTGTTTCTTTTACGTAAATTATGTCAACAACAAGGAGATATAGATCCTTCTACTATGATAGCTCGATCTCAATCAAACAGTATTAATCCTAGTTCGTTTAATTCAGAATGCTCTACTCCTAAAAAAACTGCAAAGAAAAGAGCTTCGACCGATGGCTCAG aaacaaaaaataaggCTAAACGTTACAATAAAACTGCGAGGAAAGTAGTCCAATTAATACCATTGGACGTCCATGGGAGACCTATATTTCCTATTTCTTTAGGTGATCTTACTGTCTACTCCCTTGGAGAAGTAGTATCGGACAGAATGGCTTATCATACAGAGGATCTCATTTATCCAGTAGGTTACTGCAGTACTAGGGTATATGCTAATTTAAGGGATGTAAGAACAAAAAGTTTATATACATGTAAGATATTAGATGGTGGACCAAAACCAAG ATTTGAAATTGTATCCGATAATGATCTAGATCAGCCTCTGGTTGGCTCTACTCCTGATGAGTGTCATTCCAAATTATTAATGGCAATTTCTCTTGCACTTCGTACAATAGCACCAAAAGGTGCTGATTTTTTTGGAATTTCACATCCTACTATACAAAATCTTATACAAAGCACACCTGGAACTCGTAAATTGGCTATGTATAAACAACAACGTTTCGAA GTAAGCAAGAATCAACCAATGGAAAGAGGAACAAGTCCAGTAATGGAAGAAGAAACAGATCCAGGACTTGGATTTGCTGCTTTACATAGGCATTATGCTTTAGCAAATTCGTACAGAATTAAAGAAGAACCGTCTGATAGTGATCTTTTAGCTCTTCAAGAGCTTCTCTCGTGA
- the LOC126920347 gene encoding etoposide-induced protein 2.4, with protein sequence MDNVTGIIRAIYRGFVDSLRGAIVLFYMDKRINEKLLKQPSSKEIQRKDIVVATPPQKHFNQLRESKVLKRTIQCCALNGGVFWASILIFECGLLPFLKYLLTIIFGHSPGMGMTVWSWMKPFLSLTFGTVWVLPLFVLSRIVNSLWFQDIADSAYRYRQGRPLLLSSVSKLVADTLFSILVQALFLGQGMLVSRIPLPPIGDILALIHMCLLYALYAFEYKWFNMGWELHRRLSFIESNWPYFVGFGLPLAVLTQLPSSYVISGCVFSILFPLFIVSGNEAVPVTGVCDCPLKLFSPVIAIANTLFNKTIGSTNRR encoded by the exons ATGGATAACGTGACA GGAATAATACGTGCCATATATCGAGGATTTGTAGATAGCTTAAGGGGAgctattgttttattttatatggaCAAACgtattaatgaaaaattacttAAACAACCATCTTCTAAAGAAATTCAAAGAAAAGACATAGTTGTTGCAACTCCTCCCCAAAAACATTTCAATCAGTTAAG AGAATCAAAAGTGTTGAAACGAACAATTCAGTGTTGTGCTTTAAATGGTGGTGTATTTTGGGCTAGTATATTAATCTTTGAATGTGGTTTACTCCCATTTCTTAAGTACTTATTGACCATTATATTTGGTCATTCACCGGGTATGGGTATGACTGTATGGTCTTGGATGAAACCATTCCTGTCATTAACTTTTGGCACTGTATGGGTACTACCACTATTTGTGCTCAGTAGGATAGTCAACAGTTTATGGTTTCAG GACATAGCAGACAGCGCTTATAGGTATAGACAAGGGAGGCCATTACTTTTATCCAGTGTGAGCAAGCTTGTAGCAGACACGCTTTTCAGTATATTGGTTCAAGCATTATTTTTGGGTCAAGGAATGTTAGTATCTAGGATTCCGTTACCTCCTATAGGTGATATCCTTGCCCTTATACACATGTGCCTTTTATATGCTCTCTATGCTTTTGAATACAAATGGTTTAATATGGGTTGGGAGTTACATAGACGATTGAGTTTTATCGAGAGTAATTGGCCATATTTCGTGGGTTTTGGTCTGCCATTAGCAGTACTTACCCAACTGCCCAGTTCGTATGTAATAAG TGGCtgtgtattttctatactatTCCCATTATTTATTGTAAGTGGAAATGAAGCAGTACCTGTGACTGGTGTCTG TGATTGTCCATTAAAactattttcgcctgtaattgCTATTGCAAATACACTTTTCAATAAAACGATTGGGTCCACAAACAGGCGGTGA